A genomic region of candidate division WOR-3 bacterium contains the following coding sequences:
- a CDS encoding tetratricopeptide repeat protein, with the protein MRKILTFAFCLLHLALGAQEAYRGQILEQAGQFEEAFAVYRSVLENSPKDRQALLDFIRVCRHLERYDSLLTVLRQLEGKGERSFELGLGIVEALLKTRRRQEGLTRAQALLQSSPERVLEIAQVLTEGGEPNVAAQYLEGALKTSGFRMDYADFLIGLYEETGRLPEAAGVISEIVNKDERHLQRLLERLSGYGRQANYPRVIKELGKIKDPKLRARAQAAVYLGAGEEMAAVRVVQTVLSEQELYLFAQDCERNGALNAALTVYSKQNAWADCARVLRLMGRVEEALRFLERDTTPAGVLELAEIARIEQRDFKKALNAYQKVLRHRPKDRAALYGLARALIG; encoded by the coding sequence ATGCGCAAAATTTTGACCTTTGCATTTTGCCTTTTGCACCTGGCGTTGGGGGCACAGGAGGCTTATCGCGGCCAGATTTTGGAGCAGGCGGGTCAGTTTGAAGAGGCGTTTGCGGTTTACCGCTCGGTTTTGGAAAACAGCCCCAAGGACCGGCAGGCGCTTTTGGACTTTATCAGGGTGTGCCGGCATTTGGAGCGCTACGATTCGCTCTTAACCGTTCTGCGCCAGCTGGAGGGGAAGGGAGAGAGAAGTTTTGAACTGGGTCTGGGGATTGTTGAGGCGCTTTTGAAAACCAGGCGCCGGCAGGAGGGGCTTACCCGCGCCCAGGCGTTGCTGCAAAGTTCGCCTGAGCGAGTTTTGGAGATTGCTCAGGTTTTAACCGAAGGTGGCGAGCCCAATGTTGCGGCTCAGTATCTTGAAGGGGCGTTGAAAACCAGCGGTTTCAGGATGGATTATGCCGATTTCCTGATAGGTCTATACGAAGAGACAGGTCGCCTGCCAGAGGCGGCAGGAGTAATCAGCGAGATTGTCAATAAAGATGAAAGGCATCTGCAGCGGCTGCTTGAGCGGCTTTCGGGTTACGGGCGCCAGGCTAATTATCCGCGGGTTATTAAAGAATTAGGAAAGATTAAAGACCCAAAGTTACGGGCAAGGGCGCAGGCAGCGGTCTATCTGGGCGCTGGTGAGGAGATGGCAGCGGTGAGGGTTGTGCAGACGGTCTTAAGCGAACAGGAGCTTTACCTTTTTGCCCAGGATTGCGAGCGGAACGGAGCTCTCAATGCGGCACTAACGGTATACTCAAAGCAAAATGCCTGGGCAGATTGTGCGCGGGTCTTGCGGCTGATGGGTAGAGTTGAGGAGGCTTTGAGGTTCTTGGAGCGCGACACAACCCCTGCCGGTGTCCTTGAACTTGCCGAAATCGCCCGGATAGAACAGAGGGATTTTAAAAAGGCGCTCAATGCCTACCAAAAGGTCCTGAGACACCGCCCGAAAGATAGGGCGGCGCTTTATGGTCTGGCAAGGGCGCTGATTGGAT